Proteins encoded in a region of the Nitrospira sp. genome:
- a CDS encoding DEAD/DEAH box helicase family protein, with protein MNRHVNAIAGRLSLRAPQRESLEILDRVTEIVPPKKNADLTAALAAIKGEFTTVTDFERDFPSLCFALATGVGKTRLMGAFISYLHLAHGVNHFFVLAPNLTIYNKLIADFTPNTPKYVFTGIAEFATEPPTIITGDNYESGVAARHTSLPGFGQEVHVNIFNISKINSEVRGGKAPRIRRLSEYIGQSYFEYLAGLDDLVLIMDESHRYRASAGVKAINELNPVLGLELTATPFVESAKGPVPFKNVIYDYPLARAMADGFVKEPAVVTQKNFNPGQLGPAELEKIKLEDGVRVHENTKVELETYARQTEQRRVKPFMLIIARDTTHAGQLMQQFQSIFEGRYKDKVIQVDSSKTGAEEDEMVQRLLAVESPDEPTEIVIHVNMLKEGWDVTNLYTIVPLRAANARTLIEQSIGRGLRLPYGRRTGVATVDRLNIIAHDRFQEIVDEANKPGSAIRLTQVMLDPATDLQKTRTVVAKSKIEEELHGASLSGPLSDAGQAPRIFAGEVERGIAQAAYKEIQKYESLPSSQDLLKPDVQAKIVEEVKKVALPSQQGLPGMTTVPDIAAVVQKTAQLVVQQTIDIPRILVVPKGDVTTGFHPFTLDCSSIRYQPVERDLLIQHLRTNHQEMLSAGGQMQPEQRLEDYVVRGLVDFDDISYDDHADLLYDLAGQLITHLRSYLSEDDTKNVLIYHQKQLAAFVHAQMQAKQWEKTAGYDVIVSKGFTDLKPSAYTAKEGEPIQDFRQTVEDRARIGQKLFGGFQRSLYSIQKFDSDTERRLAVILDRDSQKWFRPASGQFQISYKQGVTLHDYQPDFVAETADCIYMLEPKAKNELTSPEVLAKKDAAVLWCSRATTHALSNGGKPWKYVLIPHDVIAENMMLAGLVKQFIMG; from the coding sequence ATGAATCGCCATGTCAATGCGATCGCCGGTCGCCTGAGTCTGCGAGCTCCGCAGCGAGAATCCCTGGAAATTCTCGACCGTGTCACGGAGATCGTTCCGCCTAAGAAAAATGCTGATTTGACTGCCGCACTTGCCGCCATCAAAGGTGAGTTCACCACCGTCACAGACTTCGAACGCGACTTTCCGTCCCTCTGCTTTGCCCTGGCGACGGGTGTAGGGAAAACCCGGCTGATGGGCGCGTTTATCAGCTACCTACACCTCGCGCACGGCGTCAATCACTTCTTTGTATTGGCGCCGAATCTCACGATCTATAACAAGTTGATCGCAGACTTTACCCCAAACACACCGAAGTATGTCTTCACTGGCATTGCCGAATTTGCGACGGAACCGCCGACGATCATCACCGGAGATAACTATGAGTCAGGGGTAGCCGCCAGACATACGTCGTTGCCGGGGTTTGGCCAAGAGGTTCACGTCAACATCTTCAATATCTCGAAGATCAATTCGGAAGTCCGGGGTGGAAAGGCACCAAGGATCAGACGTCTCTCGGAGTACATAGGCCAGAGTTATTTCGAATACCTAGCCGGTCTCGACGATCTAGTTCTGATCATGGACGAATCCCATCGGTATCGAGCGTCCGCTGGCGTGAAGGCGATCAATGAGTTGAATCCGGTTCTAGGCTTGGAGCTGACTGCTACGCCGTTCGTGGAGTCTGCTAAAGGGCCCGTTCCTTTCAAGAACGTTATCTATGACTATCCTTTAGCCAGAGCGATGGCTGATGGCTTCGTGAAAGAACCTGCCGTCGTCACCCAGAAGAATTTCAATCCTGGTCAACTTGGCCCGGCTGAGCTCGAAAAGATTAAGCTCGAAGATGGTGTCCGCGTTCATGAGAACACGAAGGTTGAATTGGAAACCTACGCTCGCCAGACCGAACAACGAAGGGTGAAGCCCTTCATGCTGATCATCGCCCGTGATACGACCCACGCTGGGCAGTTGATGCAGCAGTTTCAATCCATTTTTGAGGGTCGATACAAGGACAAGGTGATCCAGGTTGACTCCAGTAAGACCGGTGCAGAAGAAGACGAAATGGTCCAACGCCTCCTCGCCGTGGAAAGCCCGGATGAGCCGACTGAGATTGTCATTCACGTGAACATGCTGAAAGAAGGCTGGGATGTGACGAATCTCTATACGATCGTCCCTCTCCGCGCTGCCAATGCTCGAACGTTGATTGAACAATCGATTGGCCGAGGTCTCCGCCTGCCCTATGGCCGCCGTACTGGAGTCGCGACAGTAGATCGGCTCAACATTATCGCGCATGACCGGTTCCAAGAGATTGTTGACGAGGCCAATAAGCCGGGATCGGCGATACGGCTGACCCAAGTCATGCTCGACCCGGCGACTGATCTACAGAAGACCCGGACGGTTGTCGCCAAGTCCAAGATTGAGGAAGAACTACATGGGGCTTCCCTGAGCGGACCACTCTCAGACGCTGGCCAAGCTCCGAGGATATTTGCAGGAGAAGTTGAGCGAGGCATCGCTCAGGCTGCCTACAAAGAAATTCAGAAGTACGAGAGCCTTCCTTCCTCTCAGGACCTACTTAAGCCTGACGTTCAGGCTAAGATTGTTGAAGAGGTTAAAAAGGTTGCCTTACCAAGCCAGCAGGGATTGCCTGGCATGACGACTGTACCAGACATTGCGGCAGTGGTTCAAAAGACCGCGCAACTGGTGGTGCAACAGACCATCGACATTCCCCGCATCCTCGTAGTTCCAAAGGGAGATGTCACGACAGGCTTCCATCCATTTACCCTGGACTGCTCAAGCATCCGTTACCAACCAGTTGAGCGAGATTTGCTCATCCAGCATCTTCGGACTAATCATCAAGAGATGTTAAGCGCTGGTGGTCAGATGCAGCCGGAGCAACGGCTGGAAGATTATGTGGTCCGGGGCCTCGTCGACTTCGATGACATTTCGTACGATGACCATGCCGATTTGTTGTACGACTTGGCCGGCCAGTTGATCACCCATCTCCGGTCGTATCTCTCAGAGGACGACACCAAAAATGTCCTGATTTACCATCAGAAGCAACTGGCCGCTTTCGTTCACGCACAGATGCAGGCCAAGCAATGGGAGAAGACAGCAGGCTACGATGTGATCGTCAGCAAAGGCTTTACCGACCTAAAGCCAAGCGCTTATACGGCCAAAGAGGGTGAGCCGATCCAGGACTTCCGGCAAACCGTCGAGGATCGGGCTCGGATCGGACAGAAGCTCTTCGGGGGATTTCAGCGAAGCCTGTACTCTATCCAGAAGTTCGACTCCGATACCGAACGGCGTTTAGCCGTCATTCTTGACCGGGACTCGCAAAAGTGGTTTCGACCCGCTTCAGGACAATTCCAAATCTCCTATAAGCAAGGCGTAACTCTGCATGATTATCAGCCAGACTTCGTGGCCGAAACAGCAGATTGCATTTATATGCTGGAACCCAAAGCCAAGAACGAACTGACCTCACCAGAAGTGTTAGCCAAGAAAGACGCCGCAGTTCTCTGGTGTAGCCGCGCCACGACTCATGCTCTCAGCAATGGGGGCAAACCCTGGAAGTATGTCCTGATCCCGCACGACGTGATTGCTGAGAACATGATGCTGGCAGGATTGGTGAAGCAGTTCATCATGGGCTGA
- a CDS encoding site-specific DNA-methyltransferase, whose product MTKPRTKLELTWIGKENRPKLEPRILLEDREKFYHASHRVTDHDIFDNRLIFGDNLLALKALEQEFTGKIRCIYIDPPYNTGSAFEHYDDGVEHSLWLSLIRDRLELLRNLLSENGAIWINIDDNEAHYLKVLMDDVFGRKNFVSNVLWQKRTSPDARIQLGPAHDHILVYAKAIESVTFQRLRLSQEQASQFKNPDNDPRGAWVSTDFTAQGWRPNQMYKITTPGGATYEPPEGRCWSNIESEFLRLCGEARMWFGKDDKARPRVKNYLSESEGISSWTWWTNAEVGHNQEAKKEIIELFGADNAFDTPKPERLLRRIVEIGSSLGDWVLDSFAGSGTTGAVAHKMGRRWIMVELGEHCHTHIIPRLKKVIDGQDKGGITEAVSWKGGGGFRYYKLAPSLLEKDKWDNWVVNKAYNPAMLAQAVCKLEGFTYAPSDTVYWQQGHSSERDFIYVTTQNLSHDRLQALSDEVGEERSLLVMCSAFRGKADRYSNLTIKKIPKTVLSRCEWGHDDYSLKIENLPKAPTPPGQMNLLGEEAKS is encoded by the coding sequence ATGACGAAGCCTAGAACAAAGCTCGAACTCACCTGGATTGGGAAGGAGAACCGGCCGAAGCTGGAGCCGCGCATCCTGCTGGAGGACCGTGAAAAGTTCTACCACGCCTCGCACCGCGTCACCGACCACGACATCTTCGATAACCGCCTCATTTTCGGCGACAATCTGCTGGCACTCAAAGCGCTCGAACAGGAATTCACCGGCAAGATCAGGTGCATCTACATTGATCCACCGTACAACACGGGCAGCGCGTTTGAACATTACGATGACGGGGTTGAACACTCACTTTGGCTATCTCTTATTCGAGATCGCCTCGAGTTATTGCGCAACCTTCTTTCCGAAAACGGCGCTATCTGGATAAATATTGATGACAACGAAGCCCATTACTTGAAGGTTCTAATGGATGATGTGTTCGGAAGGAAGAATTTCGTTTCAAATGTTCTGTGGCAGAAGCGGACATCACCAGATGCGCGAATTCAATTGGGGCCAGCGCATGACCACATTCTCGTTTACGCCAAGGCTATAGAGTCCGTGACATTCCAGAGGTTGAGGCTTTCTCAAGAGCAAGCGTCTCAGTTCAAGAATCCTGACAACGATCCCAGGGGAGCCTGGGTCTCAACTGATTTTACCGCACAGGGTTGGCGGCCGAATCAGATGTATAAGATCACCACACCTGGCGGTGCCACCTATGAACCGCCTGAGGGTCGATGCTGGTCTAATATCGAATCAGAATTCTTGCGCTTGTGTGGTGAAGCGCGAATGTGGTTTGGGAAAGACGACAAGGCAAGACCTCGCGTTAAAAACTATCTGTCTGAATCAGAAGGTATTAGTTCCTGGACATGGTGGACGAATGCGGAGGTTGGTCACAACCAGGAGGCAAAGAAGGAGATCATTGAACTGTTCGGGGCAGATAACGCATTCGATACCCCTAAGCCAGAGCGGCTTCTGCGTCGCATTGTGGAGATCGGCTCTAGTCTAGGCGACTGGGTCCTCGACTCCTTTGCCGGTTCCGGGACAACCGGCGCTGTGGCTCACAAGATGGGTCGTCGATGGATCATGGTCGAGTTGGGCGAACATTGCCATACTCATATCATTCCCCGCCTGAAGAAAGTCATTGACGGTCAGGATAAGGGCGGCATCACTGAAGCAGTCAGCTGGAAAGGCGGCGGAGGCTTCCGCTATTACAAGCTTGCGCCGTCTTTGCTCGAAAAGGACAAGTGGGACAACTGGGTGGTCAACAAGGCCTACAATCCGGCGATGCTGGCTCAGGCTGTCTGTAAGTTGGAAGGGTTCACCTATGCGCCGAGTGATACGGTCTATTGGCAGCAGGGACATTCTTCGGAGCGAGACTTCATCTATGTCACGACTCAGAACCTGAGCCATGATCGGTTGCAGGCGTTGAGCGATGAAGTGGGCGAAGAGCGCTCGCTCTTGGTGATGTGTTCCGCCTTCCGTGGCAAAGCCGATCGCTATTCCAATCTCACGATTAAGAAGATCCCCAAGACCGTGCTCTCCCGCTGCGAGTGGGGGCATGATGACTACAGCCTGAAGATTGAGAATCTGCCAAAGGCTCCGACCCCGCCAGGTCAGATGAATCTCCTCGGCGAAGAGGCGAAATCATGA